The following proteins are encoded in a genomic region of Spirosoma sp. SC4-14:
- a CDS encoding LysM peptidoglycan-binding domain-containing protein, with protein sequence MTKQAAVAVRFMKKQTYSLTLLLTLISLIVSAQTSVPLVPEQLTFADISVRLDPDARRIVQQDVNALLANRQYWTAKLDRVALYFPMIEAILIDEDVPTDFKYLAVQESSLTPDAVSASAAVGYWQFKRETATSHGMRVDDEIDERKSITASTHGAAKYLKKSNAQFNNWVASLYSYYLGAGGIAKLIPPDWSYAREVALDGRTDRYILRFFAHKVAIENALKFHQSGNQFALIEYANGGGKSMRTIADELGVDEFELRKYNRWVLGESVPTDKAYVMAIPVGNNQINDVRQKIASSTSQKPQDYAQNDVGFPVLRRVTTGLSSKNEPVLYEINGLPGIQAQAGDNSASLARKAKISLSSFLRYNDMGERDPIIVGDVYYLAKKMKKALVPFHTVRPDETTRSISQRYGIRLKKLMRYNRIDRLQKLTVGRVMWLRERRPANKPIEIINAPTAPVYDQTPTPPTRSDATVADRSSTGSPRTVSGMDNIPRNPSERKKYQPKLVGGGVTPNDGTSEPATTPAPEPTRTTTSPSVEVPTTPAPDNRPATTSSNRSTTDDGTQRVVIVRSSDPSEAPRTVPVATAPEREKAPAPKKPADTYASSRPVKTSSVSQPDRNYEGPSEQQADGSITDVSSVPSRSGSPAVVKNNPRSASSGNKPLPEPVKPSPSAVSRGAAISGSASRSAATHTVEAGQTYYSISKMYDLSVDELLALNNLTTNDVLEVGQKLTVKAGNGQAQTAPRTDSPQQGSVTYHTVAKGETMFRISKQYGVTIEQIQEWNNLSDVGVKEGQKIKIMK encoded by the coding sequence ATGACTAAACAAGCCGCCGTAGCGGTACGATTTATGAAAAAACAGACGTACTCTCTAACCCTCTTACTTACTCTAATCAGTCTGATCGTATCGGCACAGACGTCGGTGCCCCTAGTGCCCGAACAGCTAACGTTTGCTGATATTTCGGTCCGGCTCGACCCCGATGCCCGCCGTATTGTTCAGCAGGATGTGAATGCACTACTGGCCAATCGGCAGTATTGGACAGCCAAACTCGATCGGGTGGCGCTCTATTTCCCGATGATCGAAGCCATTCTGATTGACGAAGATGTGCCGACCGATTTCAAATACCTCGCGGTTCAGGAAAGTTCGCTCACACCGGATGCGGTATCGGCTTCGGCAGCTGTCGGCTACTGGCAGTTCAAGCGCGAAACAGCCACCAGCCATGGTATGCGTGTTGATGATGAGATTGACGAACGGAAAAGCATTACCGCATCAACGCACGGAGCGGCCAAATACCTGAAAAAAAGTAATGCTCAGTTTAATAACTGGGTAGCGTCGCTTTATTCCTACTACCTTGGAGCAGGCGGCATTGCCAAACTGATTCCTCCCGACTGGTCGTATGCCCGCGAAGTAGCTCTCGATGGCCGAACAGACCGCTATATTCTGCGGTTTTTTGCCCACAAGGTTGCCATCGAAAATGCACTCAAATTTCATCAGTCTGGCAACCAGTTCGCCCTGATCGAATATGCCAATGGTGGTGGCAAAAGCATGCGCACCATTGCCGACGAATTAGGGGTAGATGAATTTGAGCTTCGTAAATATAACCGCTGGGTATTGGGCGAAAGCGTTCCGACAGATAAGGCGTATGTAATGGCTATTCCCGTTGGTAATAACCAAATCAACGATGTTCGTCAGAAAATTGCCAGCAGTACCTCTCAGAAACCTCAGGATTACGCCCAGAACGATGTAGGGTTTCCGGTATTACGCCGGGTAACAACAGGGTTGAGCAGCAAAAACGAACCCGTTCTGTATGAAATTAACGGGCTGCCCGGAATTCAGGCCCAGGCCGGCGACAATAGTGCTTCGCTGGCCCGAAAGGCAAAAATCAGTCTGTCGAGTTTCCTGCGCTACAATGATATGGGCGAACGCGACCCGATTATTGTTGGGGATGTGTATTATCTGGCCAAGAAAATGAAGAAAGCGCTGGTGCCCTTTCACACGGTTCGGCCCGATGAAACAACCCGAAGTATTTCGCAACGCTATGGTATCCGGCTCAAAAAACTGATGCGCTACAATCGTATCGATCGATTGCAAAAACTAACCGTTGGTCGGGTAATGTGGTTGCGCGAACGTCGGCCTGCCAACAAGCCAATTGAGATCATCAATGCGCCAACCGCCCCCGTTTACGACCAAACGCCTACCCCTCCTACCCGTTCCGACGCTACAGTAGCCGACCGCAGCTCAACAGGATCGCCCCGAACGGTAAGCGGGATGGACAATATTCCCCGTAATCCTTCAGAACGCAAAAAATACCAGCCTAAACTCGTTGGTGGTGGCGTAACACCCAATGACGGCACATCGGAACCCGCAACGACGCCCGCTCCTGAACCAACCCGTACGACCACCAGCCCCTCGGTTGAAGTGCCGACCACTCCGGCACCCGATAATCGTCCGGCCACAACGAGCAGCAATCGCTCAACAACTGACGATGGCACACAGCGCGTTGTTATTGTTCGCTCCAGCGATCCCTCAGAAGCACCACGAACTGTTCCGGTAGCTACTGCTCCCGAGCGCGAAAAAGCGCCTGCGCCTAAAAAACCAGCCGATACGTATGCCAGCAGCCGCCCAGTCAAAACGTCTTCGGTTTCTCAACCCGATCGGAACTACGAAGGCCCTAGCGAGCAGCAGGCCGATGGCAGCATAACCGACGTATCGTCCGTTCCGAGCCGGTCGGGTAGCCCAGCCGTAGTTAAAAACAATCCGCGGTCTGCTTCATCGGGCAATAAGCCCTTGCCCGAACCCGTCAAACCCTCGCCATCTGCCGTTAGCCGGGGGGCTGCCATCAGCGGTTCTGCCAGTCGCTCAGCCGCAACACACACCGTAGAAGCCGGTCAGACATATTATAGTATTTCAAAAATGTATGACCTAAGTGTCGATGAACTGCTTGCCCTCAATAATCTGACAACGAACGATGTGCTCGAAGTGGGGCAGAAATTAACGGTAAAAGCAGGCAATGGCCAGGCCCAGACCGCGCCACGCACCGATAGTCCTCAACAGGGATCGGTAACTTACCATACTGTGGCTAAGGGTGAAACGATGTTCCGCATTTCAAAACAGTATGGCGTAACCATCGAACAAATTCAGGAATGGAATAATCTTAGTGACGTTGGGGTAAAAGAAGGCCAGAAAATCAAGATCATGAAGTAA
- a CDS encoding O-methyltransferase, producing MDFLPSNLTAYAEAHTSPESDLLRQLNRNTRAHIMAPRMLSGHMQGRFLSMISWMVRPRRILEIGTYTGYSALCLAEGLTDDGVLITIDHNEELEDFARSYWQQSPLNSKIDFRLGLAADLIPTLNETFDLVFIDADKRNNSLYFDLIFDKLRPGGLILADNVLWSGKVIEPIKPSDQDTPAVLAFNEKIQADPRVENVLLPVRDGIMMIRKR from the coding sequence ATGGATTTTTTGCCCTCCAATCTTACTGCTTATGCCGAAGCACATACGTCGCCCGAAAGCGATCTGCTTCGTCAGCTCAATCGCAATACCCGTGCTCATATTATGGCTCCCCGAATGCTCTCGGGACATATGCAGGGTCGCTTTCTGTCAATGATTTCATGGATGGTTCGGCCCCGACGTATTTTGGAAATAGGGACTTATACGGGTTATTCAGCACTTTGTCTGGCCGAAGGCTTAACCGACGATGGTGTGCTGATTACTATCGATCATAATGAAGAGCTCGAAGATTTTGCCCGTTCCTACTGGCAGCAATCACCGTTGAATAGCAAAATCGATTTTCGCCTTGGCCTGGCTGCTGACCTTATTCCAACACTCAACGAAACCTTCGATCTGGTATTTATTGACGCTGATAAACGGAATAATTCGCTCTATTTCGATTTGATTTTCGACAAACTCAGACCGGGGGGCCTCATCCTTGCGGATAATGTTCTATGGAGTGGCAAGGTTATTGAGCCCATAAAACCATCGGATCAGGATACGCCTGCAGTGCTGGCTTTTAACGAAAAAATACAGGCCGACCCACGCGTTGAAAATGTGCTGCTGCCCGTCCGCGACGGGATAATGATGATACGCAAACGCTGA
- the dtd gene encoding D-aminoacyl-tRNA deacylase produces the protein MLAVIQRVSQASVTIDNQTKGQIETGFLILLGITHTDSREDVEWLSKKIVGMRIFSDSDGKMNLDLATVGGNILLISQFTLHASTKKGNRPSFIDAARPEVAIPLYETMIAQLSADLGKPIQTGEFGADMKVSLLNDGPVTILIDSKNRL, from the coding sequence ATGCTTGCTGTTATTCAACGCGTTTCTCAGGCTTCGGTCACGATCGACAACCAGACCAAAGGCCAGATTGAAACAGGCTTTCTGATTTTACTTGGCATTACACATACCGATAGCCGCGAAGATGTTGAATGGCTTAGCAAAAAAATTGTCGGTATGCGTATTTTCAGCGATTCCGACGGCAAAATGAACCTGGACCTGGCTACAGTTGGAGGCAATATTCTATTGATCAGCCAGTTTACCCTACATGCCAGCACTAAAAAAGGAAATCGGCCCAGCTTCATCGACGCGGCCCGGCCCGAAGTAGCCATTCCGCTCTATGAAACCATGATCGCTCAATTGTCGGCTGATTTGGGGAAGCCCATTCAGACCGGCGAATTTGGTGCCGACATGAAAGTATCCCTCCTGAACGATGGTCCTGTAACGATTCTGATCGATTCTAAAAATAGACTATAG